Proteins from one Erythrolamprus reginae isolate rEryReg1 chromosome 6, rEryReg1.hap1, whole genome shotgun sequence genomic window:
- the POLDIP3 gene encoding polymerase delta-interacting protein 3 isoform X1: protein MSGHRSLRLISGPRENMADLSLDELIRKRGVSLNPKGRLNMRPVFGGIRSRIGNQQTFLSRSSPSVGFQQTFDARQKIGITDARYKIGVKDAREKLLQKDARFKIKGKVQDAREMLNSRKQESVEKVTKVIDAREKISLKRSAPVAATMNTIVETISPAVKITKTIQQKATIPSHAHSAGMKVNIVNNQTHKQCLYDTEDDDETLSPFPNKQMKITATNSFLNNAAGHSGNQFSLSKTVPLTKVVQNDAYTAPPVPSSPIRTKALTNMSRTLVTKEEPPSEPIVIEPAFSPLEGTKMTVNNLHPRVTEEDIVELFCVCGALKRARLVNPGMAEVVFVKKEDAITAYKKYNNRCLDGQPMKCNLFINGNVITSDQPILLRLSDTPSVKKEIEPRRTSTGTFSNPPAEVDPDTILKALFKSSGTSATVQPTEFKIKL from the exons ATGTCCGGGCATCGGTCGCTGCGACTTATCTCCGGGCCTAGAGAAAACATGGCGGATTTATCTTTGGATGAACTGATCAGGAAGCGCGGCGTCAGCCTCAATCCGAAAGGGAG ATTGAACATGAGGCCGGTGTTTGGAGGCATTAGATCCCGAATTGGAAACCAGCAAACCTTTTTAAGCAGATCATCACCCAGTGTTGGCTTTCAGCAGACATTTGACGCACGTCAAAAGATTGGCATTACTGACGCTAGGTACAAAATTGGTGTGAAGGATGCCAGGGAGAAACTGCTTCAGAAAGATGCAAGGTTCAAAATCAAAGGGAAAGTTCAAGATGCCCGGGAGATGCTCAATTCTCGGAAACAAGAGAGTGTGGAAAAGGTGACCAAAGTTATTGACGCTAGAGAGAAAATTAGTTTGAAAAGAAGTGCTCCAGTTGCAGCCACCATGAACACCATTGTGGAAACGATATCTCCTGCTGTAAAGATCACAAAAACAATACAA CAGAAGGCTACTATTCCATCGCATGCTCATTCTGCAGGTATGAAGGTCAACATTGTGAATAATCAGACCCATAAACAG TGCCTATACGATACAGAGGATGATGATGAAACGTTATCTCCCTTTCCCAACAAACAGATGAAAATCACGGCAACAAATAGCTTCCTGAACAATGCA GCTGGACACAGTGGCAACCAGTTCTCTCTCTCGAAGACAGTCCCTCTTACAAAAGTGGTCCAGAATGATGCATATACAGCTCCGCCAGTTCCGTCTTCCCCCATCCGAACAAAGGCCCTCACCAACATGTCTAGAACCTTAGTGACCAAGGAGGAACCACCCAGCGAGCCTATAGTGATTGAG CCAGCCTTTAGTCCTTTAGAGGGTACTAAGATGACTGTGAACAATTTACACCCCCGTGTTACAGAAGAGGATATTGTT GAATTGTTCTGTGTGTGTGGAGCCCTAAAACGAGCTCGTCTGGTGAACCCTGGGATGGCTGAAGTCGTGTTTGTGAAAAAGGAAGATGCCATTACTGCATATAAGAAATACAACAACAGATGCTTGGATG GACAACCAATGAAATGTAATCTTTTCATTAATGGAAATGTCATCACCTCAGACCAGCCTATTTTGCT TCGATTGAGTGACACTCCTTCAGTAAAGAAAGAAATTGAACCACGTCGGACAAGCACAGGAACATTTTCAAATCCCCCTGCTGAAGTGGATCCTGACACCATCTTGAAGGCACTCTTCAAATCCTCGGGGACTTCTGCTACTGTGCAGCCTACAGAGTTCAAAATCAAACTTTGA
- the POLDIP3 gene encoding polymerase delta-interacting protein 3 isoform X2, which yields MSGHRSLRLISGPRENMADLSLDELIRKRGVSLNPKGRLNMRPVFGGIRSRIGNQQTFLSRSSPSVGFQQTFDARQKIGITDARYKIGVKDAREKLLQKDARFKIKGKVQDAREMLNSRKQESVEKVTKVIDAREKISLKRSAPVAATMNTIVETISPAVKITKTIQKATIPSHAHSAGMKVNIVNNQTHKQCLYDTEDDDETLSPFPNKQMKITATNSFLNNAAGHSGNQFSLSKTVPLTKVVQNDAYTAPPVPSSPIRTKALTNMSRTLVTKEEPPSEPIVIEPAFSPLEGTKMTVNNLHPRVTEEDIVELFCVCGALKRARLVNPGMAEVVFVKKEDAITAYKKYNNRCLDGQPMKCNLFINGNVITSDQPILLRLSDTPSVKKEIEPRRTSTGTFSNPPAEVDPDTILKALFKSSGTSATVQPTEFKIKL from the exons ATGTCCGGGCATCGGTCGCTGCGACTTATCTCCGGGCCTAGAGAAAACATGGCGGATTTATCTTTGGATGAACTGATCAGGAAGCGCGGCGTCAGCCTCAATCCGAAAGGGAG ATTGAACATGAGGCCGGTGTTTGGAGGCATTAGATCCCGAATTGGAAACCAGCAAACCTTTTTAAGCAGATCATCACCCAGTGTTGGCTTTCAGCAGACATTTGACGCACGTCAAAAGATTGGCATTACTGACGCTAGGTACAAAATTGGTGTGAAGGATGCCAGGGAGAAACTGCTTCAGAAAGATGCAAGGTTCAAAATCAAAGGGAAAGTTCAAGATGCCCGGGAGATGCTCAATTCTCGGAAACAAGAGAGTGTGGAAAAGGTGACCAAAGTTATTGACGCTAGAGAGAAAATTAGTTTGAAAAGAAGTGCTCCAGTTGCAGCCACCATGAACACCATTGTGGAAACGATATCTCCTGCTGTAAAGATCACAAAAACAATACAA AAGGCTACTATTCCATCGCATGCTCATTCTGCAGGTATGAAGGTCAACATTGTGAATAATCAGACCCATAAACAG TGCCTATACGATACAGAGGATGATGATGAAACGTTATCTCCCTTTCCCAACAAACAGATGAAAATCACGGCAACAAATAGCTTCCTGAACAATGCA GCTGGACACAGTGGCAACCAGTTCTCTCTCTCGAAGACAGTCCCTCTTACAAAAGTGGTCCAGAATGATGCATATACAGCTCCGCCAGTTCCGTCTTCCCCCATCCGAACAAAGGCCCTCACCAACATGTCTAGAACCTTAGTGACCAAGGAGGAACCACCCAGCGAGCCTATAGTGATTGAG CCAGCCTTTAGTCCTTTAGAGGGTACTAAGATGACTGTGAACAATTTACACCCCCGTGTTACAGAAGAGGATATTGTT GAATTGTTCTGTGTGTGTGGAGCCCTAAAACGAGCTCGTCTGGTGAACCCTGGGATGGCTGAAGTCGTGTTTGTGAAAAAGGAAGATGCCATTACTGCATATAAGAAATACAACAACAGATGCTTGGATG GACAACCAATGAAATGTAATCTTTTCATTAATGGAAATGTCATCACCTCAGACCAGCCTATTTTGCT TCGATTGAGTGACACTCCTTCAGTAAAGAAAGAAATTGAACCACGTCGGACAAGCACAGGAACATTTTCAAATCCCCCTGCTGAAGTGGATCCTGACACCATCTTGAAGGCACTCTTCAAATCCTCGGGGACTTCTGCTACTGTGCAGCCTACAGAGTTCAAAATCAAACTTTGA
- the POLDIP3 gene encoding polymerase delta-interacting protein 3 isoform X3 translates to MRPVFGGIRSRIGNQQTFLSRSSPSVGFQQTFDARQKIGITDARYKIGVKDAREKLLQKDARFKIKGKVQDAREMLNSRKQESVEKVTKVIDAREKISLKRSAPVAATMNTIVETISPAVKITKTIQQKATIPSHAHSAGMKVNIVNNQTHKQCLYDTEDDDETLSPFPNKQMKITATNSFLNNAAGHSGNQFSLSKTVPLTKVVQNDAYTAPPVPSSPIRTKALTNMSRTLVTKEEPPSEPIVIEPAFSPLEGTKMTVNNLHPRVTEEDIVELFCVCGALKRARLVNPGMAEVVFVKKEDAITAYKKYNNRCLDGQPMKCNLFINGNVITSDQPILLRLSDTPSVKKEIEPRRTSTGTFSNPPAEVDPDTILKALFKSSGTSATVQPTEFKIKL, encoded by the exons ATGAGGCCGGTGTTTGGAGGCATTAGATCCCGAATTGGAAACCAGCAAACCTTTTTAAGCAGATCATCACCCAGTGTTGGCTTTCAGCAGACATTTGACGCACGTCAAAAGATTGGCATTACTGACGCTAGGTACAAAATTGGTGTGAAGGATGCCAGGGAGAAACTGCTTCAGAAAGATGCAAGGTTCAAAATCAAAGGGAAAGTTCAAGATGCCCGGGAGATGCTCAATTCTCGGAAACAAGAGAGTGTGGAAAAGGTGACCAAAGTTATTGACGCTAGAGAGAAAATTAGTTTGAAAAGAAGTGCTCCAGTTGCAGCCACCATGAACACCATTGTGGAAACGATATCTCCTGCTGTAAAGATCACAAAAACAATACAA CAGAAGGCTACTATTCCATCGCATGCTCATTCTGCAGGTATGAAGGTCAACATTGTGAATAATCAGACCCATAAACAG TGCCTATACGATACAGAGGATGATGATGAAACGTTATCTCCCTTTCCCAACAAACAGATGAAAATCACGGCAACAAATAGCTTCCTGAACAATGCA GCTGGACACAGTGGCAACCAGTTCTCTCTCTCGAAGACAGTCCCTCTTACAAAAGTGGTCCAGAATGATGCATATACAGCTCCGCCAGTTCCGTCTTCCCCCATCCGAACAAAGGCCCTCACCAACATGTCTAGAACCTTAGTGACCAAGGAGGAACCACCCAGCGAGCCTATAGTGATTGAG CCAGCCTTTAGTCCTTTAGAGGGTACTAAGATGACTGTGAACAATTTACACCCCCGTGTTACAGAAGAGGATATTGTT GAATTGTTCTGTGTGTGTGGAGCCCTAAAACGAGCTCGTCTGGTGAACCCTGGGATGGCTGAAGTCGTGTTTGTGAAAAAGGAAGATGCCATTACTGCATATAAGAAATACAACAACAGATGCTTGGATG GACAACCAATGAAATGTAATCTTTTCATTAATGGAAATGTCATCACCTCAGACCAGCCTATTTTGCT TCGATTGAGTGACACTCCTTCAGTAAAGAAAGAAATTGAACCACGTCGGACAAGCACAGGAACATTTTCAAATCCCCCTGCTGAAGTGGATCCTGACACCATCTTGAAGGCACTCTTCAAATCCTCGGGGACTTCTGCTACTGTGCAGCCTACAGAGTTCAAAATCAAACTTTGA
- the POLDIP3 gene encoding polymerase delta-interacting protein 3 isoform X4, producing the protein MRPVFGGIRSRIGNQQTFLSRSSPSVGFQQTFDARQKIGITDARYKIGVKDAREKLLQKDARFKIKGKVQDAREMLNSRKQESVEKVTKVIDAREKISLKRSAPVAATMNTIVETISPAVKITKTIQKATIPSHAHSAGMKVNIVNNQTHKQCLYDTEDDDETLSPFPNKQMKITATNSFLNNAAGHSGNQFSLSKTVPLTKVVQNDAYTAPPVPSSPIRTKALTNMSRTLVTKEEPPSEPIVIEPAFSPLEGTKMTVNNLHPRVTEEDIVELFCVCGALKRARLVNPGMAEVVFVKKEDAITAYKKYNNRCLDGQPMKCNLFINGNVITSDQPILLRLSDTPSVKKEIEPRRTSTGTFSNPPAEVDPDTILKALFKSSGTSATVQPTEFKIKL; encoded by the exons ATGAGGCCGGTGTTTGGAGGCATTAGATCCCGAATTGGAAACCAGCAAACCTTTTTAAGCAGATCATCACCCAGTGTTGGCTTTCAGCAGACATTTGACGCACGTCAAAAGATTGGCATTACTGACGCTAGGTACAAAATTGGTGTGAAGGATGCCAGGGAGAAACTGCTTCAGAAAGATGCAAGGTTCAAAATCAAAGGGAAAGTTCAAGATGCCCGGGAGATGCTCAATTCTCGGAAACAAGAGAGTGTGGAAAAGGTGACCAAAGTTATTGACGCTAGAGAGAAAATTAGTTTGAAAAGAAGTGCTCCAGTTGCAGCCACCATGAACACCATTGTGGAAACGATATCTCCTGCTGTAAAGATCACAAAAACAATACAA AAGGCTACTATTCCATCGCATGCTCATTCTGCAGGTATGAAGGTCAACATTGTGAATAATCAGACCCATAAACAG TGCCTATACGATACAGAGGATGATGATGAAACGTTATCTCCCTTTCCCAACAAACAGATGAAAATCACGGCAACAAATAGCTTCCTGAACAATGCA GCTGGACACAGTGGCAACCAGTTCTCTCTCTCGAAGACAGTCCCTCTTACAAAAGTGGTCCAGAATGATGCATATACAGCTCCGCCAGTTCCGTCTTCCCCCATCCGAACAAAGGCCCTCACCAACATGTCTAGAACCTTAGTGACCAAGGAGGAACCACCCAGCGAGCCTATAGTGATTGAG CCAGCCTTTAGTCCTTTAGAGGGTACTAAGATGACTGTGAACAATTTACACCCCCGTGTTACAGAAGAGGATATTGTT GAATTGTTCTGTGTGTGTGGAGCCCTAAAACGAGCTCGTCTGGTGAACCCTGGGATGGCTGAAGTCGTGTTTGTGAAAAAGGAAGATGCCATTACTGCATATAAGAAATACAACAACAGATGCTTGGATG GACAACCAATGAAATGTAATCTTTTCATTAATGGAAATGTCATCACCTCAGACCAGCCTATTTTGCT TCGATTGAGTGACACTCCTTCAGTAAAGAAAGAAATTGAACCACGTCGGACAAGCACAGGAACATTTTCAAATCCCCCTGCTGAAGTGGATCCTGACACCATCTTGAAGGCACTCTTCAAATCCTCGGGGACTTCTGCTACTGTGCAGCCTACAGAGTTCAAAATCAAACTTTGA
- the RRP7A gene encoding ribosomal RNA-processing protein 7 homolog A, giving the protein MAASGSKCVKSGEAVAPLGYTAIPVKFSEKHQSSHYLYVKEHKVREGRDPKRPQNRTLFVLNIPPYCTEECLSRLFSKFCPVQSVEMCEKPKPGDGIEISRTKFFNIKIPLGFQVAYVVFRRPAEVQAAKASSLQGPLIISSDSHPVQTGIHKWIARYTASIVDPAELKTEIDSFMQNYDQKIAKEEAKAEKEEGIPDKEGWVKVTRKGRKPGLPWTEAANLRALEREKRKRARKELLNFYAWQHRETKREHIAQLRKKFEEDKQKIALMRAQRKFRPY; this is encoded by the exons ATGGCGGCCTCCGGCTCGAAGTGTGTGAAAAGCGGGGAAGCTGTCGCCCCCCTGGGATACACCG CTATTCCAGTCAAGTTTTCTGAGAAGCACCAGTCATCTCATTATCTCTATGTGAAAGAACACAAAGTCAGAGAGGGGAGAGATCCCAAGAGGCCTCAAAACCGAACTCTTTTTGTCTTAAACATCCCTCCATATTGTACAGAG gAATGTTTATCAAGGCTGTTCTCAAAATTTTGCCCGGTACAATCTGTGGAGATGTGTGAAAAGCCAAAGCCAGGAGATGGGATAGAAATATCCAGGACCAAGTTCTTCAATATCAAGATACCCTTG GGATTCCAAGTAGCTTATGTGGTATTCAGAAGACCTGCTGAAGTacaggctgccaaagcctcctcacTACAAGGACCGCTGATAATATCTTCAGACAGCCATCCTGTGCAAACTGGCATTCACA AATGGATTGCTAGATACACAGCCTCAATTGTGGATCCTGCTGAGCTGAAGACAGAAATTGACTCTTTCATGCAAAATTATGATCAAAAGATTGCAAAG GAAGAAGCCAAGGCCGAAAAGGAAGAAGGTATTCCTGATAAGGAAGGGTGGGTGAAAGTGACAAGGAAGGGCCGAAAGCCTGGCCTTCCATGGACAGAAGCAGCCAATTTGCGGGCCCTAGAAAGAGAGAAACGCAAGAGAGCACGGAAGGAACTGCTCAATTTCTATGCCTGGCAACATCGTGAAACCAAGAGGGAAC ATATAGCCCAGCTGAGAAAGAAATTTGAAGAGGATAAGCAGAAAATTGCTCTCATGAGAGCGCAGCGAAAGTTCCGCCCATATTGA